A section of the Acidobacterium capsulatum ATCC 51196 genome encodes:
- the cysK gene encoding cysteine synthase A, giving the protein MNEKLRVANSVTELIGCTPLLRIGRLAPAGAAEIFAKLEFLNPGGSIKDRAALGMILEAERQGKLKPGATIVEATAGNTGVGLALVGVNRGYRVILFVPEGFAEEKCILMRGFGAEVHRTPEAEGMAGAIRRALAMAKDDPNVFAALQFDNPANPRFHHDTTAEELWEQMEGRVDAFLAGVGTGGTFSGIARFLKEKNPGVLTVAVETEGSILQGGQPGPHKVEGIGVHFVPNTFDREAADEIVAVSDADAFAMVKRMAAEEGLLGGSSAGAMMYAAVEVAKRLGPGKRVATIVPDSAERYLSKNIFEGGL; this is encoded by the coding sequence ATGAATGAGAAGCTGCGTGTAGCCAACAGCGTGACCGAGCTGATTGGATGCACCCCGTTGTTGAGGATTGGCAGACTTGCTCCGGCTGGAGCCGCGGAGATTTTCGCGAAGCTGGAGTTTCTGAATCCTGGCGGCAGCATCAAGGACCGCGCCGCGCTCGGGATGATTCTTGAGGCCGAGCGGCAGGGCAAGCTGAAGCCCGGCGCGACCATTGTGGAGGCGACGGCCGGCAATACGGGCGTGGGCCTGGCGCTGGTGGGTGTAAATCGCGGCTATCGGGTGATTCTGTTTGTGCCGGAAGGCTTTGCCGAGGAGAAGTGCATTCTGATGCGCGGCTTTGGCGCCGAGGTGCATCGCACGCCGGAAGCCGAGGGCATGGCCGGCGCGATTCGCCGCGCTCTGGCGATGGCGAAAGATGATCCGAACGTCTTCGCGGCTCTGCAATTCGATAACCCGGCGAATCCGCGCTTTCACCACGACACCACGGCCGAAGAGCTTTGGGAGCAGATGGAGGGCCGGGTGGATGCTTTTCTGGCGGGAGTGGGCACGGGCGGCACCTTCTCTGGCATTGCCCGCTTTTTGAAGGAGAAGAATCCCGGCGTGCTCACGGTGGCGGTCGAGACGGAGGGTTCGATTCTGCAGGGCGGCCAGCCGGGGCCGCACAAGGTGGAAGGCATCGGCGTGCATTTTGTCCCGAATACCTTTGACCGCGAGGCCGCGGACGAGATTGTGGCAGTGAGCGATGCCGATGCCTTCGCGATGGTGAAGCGCATGGCCGCTGAAGAGGGGCTGCTGGGCGGCTCAAGCGCGGGCGCCATGATGTATGCGGCTGTCGAGGTCGCGAAGCGGCTCGGGCCGGGCAAGCGCGTGGCGACGATTGTGCCGGACTCGGCCGAACGGTATCTTTCCAAGAACATTTTTGAGGGCGGCCTTTAG
- the bshB1 gene encoding bacillithiol biosynthesis deacetylase BshB1 → MTEAQSHVHSKAQTETQADVLAMAAHRDDVEQTCGGTLLRMRAQGYRTAILDMTQGEAGTRGNAESRAKEAAAAARILGAGWRGALDIPDGRVENTYENRLKIVAVLRRLRPRVVILPYWTGRHPDHYTTATLGYEACFLAGLAKVETDAPPHRPFKILYASLYADVRPSFVVDITPHIEERHRALMAYTSQYANQAQGSGLFVPEEEIRERTFAMARYFGMLAGVRYAEPFVQKEVGLVEDIAMLGVASI, encoded by the coding sequence ATGACCGAGGCTCAGTCCCATGTCCATAGCAAAGCCCAGACCGAGACCCAGGCCGATGTGCTCGCGATGGCCGCCCATCGTGACGATGTGGAGCAGACCTGCGGCGGCACCTTGTTGCGCATGCGCGCTCAGGGATACCGCACCGCCATTCTGGATATGACGCAGGGCGAGGCAGGCACGCGAGGCAACGCCGAATCGCGCGCGAAAGAAGCCGCCGCCGCCGCGCGGATTCTGGGGGCCGGATGGCGTGGTGCACTCGATATTCCCGATGGTCGTGTCGAGAATACCTATGAAAACCGGCTCAAAATTGTCGCGGTGCTGCGCCGCCTGCGCCCGCGCGTGGTGATTCTGCCTTACTGGACGGGCCGGCATCCGGACCACTACACCACGGCGACGCTCGGCTACGAGGCATGCTTTCTGGCCGGGCTGGCCAAGGTGGAAACCGATGCGCCGCCGCACCGGCCCTTCAAGATTCTCTACGCGAGCCTCTATGCCGATGTGCGGCCCAGCTTTGTGGTCGATATCACGCCGCACATCGAAGAGCGGCATCGGGCGCTGATGGCCTACACGTCGCAGTATGCCAATCAGGCGCAGGGCAGCGGACTGTTTGTGCCGGAGGAAGAGATTCGCGAACGAACGTTTGCCATGGCGCGCTACTTTGGCATGCTGGCCGGGGTGCGCTACGCCGAGCCGTTCGTTCAGAAGGAAGTTGGGCTGGTGGAGGATATTGCGATGCTGGGCGTGGCCTCGATCTAA
- a CDS encoding bifunctional homocysteine S-methyltransferase/methylenetetrahydrofolate reductase: MNNRLKEIFGDRPVLCDGAMGTSLYARGIFINRCFDELNLSQPELVRSVHEDYLQAGAEIIETNTFGANAIRLRRYGLQDKVAEINQAGARIARAAVAQLADKQAGNAWVAGSVGPLGVRLEPLGKVGLDEAQAIFAEQIEGLVAGGVDLLVIETMPALNEAQQAIRAARAVAPELPVIAMVTVDEESRCLDGTAPEVAAARLAGWGADAVGVNCSTGPAAVLTAIECMAEATDLPLAAMPNAGMPRAVDGRNIYLCSPEYMASFARKFHKSGVQFLGGCCGTTPNHIRAMKSFLRASEAQKAAVQHSRSAPIVTETPPAPIEQRSRLGQMIHDRTFVTMVEIVPPRGIDCQKEIDGATMLAGLGVHVINVPDSPRASARMSAQSLCIQLQQKSGIETLLHYTCRDRNVLSIQSDLLGASSIGLRNILCLTGDPPKLGNYPDATAVFDVDAIGLVNIVRRLNHGLDIGGNPIGASTGFTIGCAANPGVPDIDNEVRRFAYKVEAGAEYAITQPVFDLRILESFLKRIEGFRIPVIAGIWPLTSLRNAEFMRNDLRVSVPDSILLRMQQAATPELARAEGIRIAQEMLETARPMVEGVQVSAPFGRYTAAAEVLAGILPGTSKSDKAQPASEGMQIG; encoded by the coding sequence ATGAATAACCGTTTAAAAGAGATCTTTGGTGACCGGCCCGTCCTGTGCGACGGCGCCATGGGAACCAGCCTGTACGCCCGCGGAATTTTCATCAACCGCTGCTTTGACGAGCTGAACCTTTCGCAGCCCGAACTGGTGCGCTCCGTGCATGAGGATTACCTGCAAGCCGGGGCGGAAATCATTGAAACCAACACCTTCGGGGCCAATGCCATCCGCTTGCGCCGCTATGGCCTGCAGGACAAAGTGGCCGAAATCAACCAGGCCGGAGCCCGCATCGCCCGCGCCGCCGTCGCCCAACTGGCCGACAAGCAGGCCGGCAATGCCTGGGTCGCCGGCTCGGTGGGGCCGCTCGGCGTTCGCCTGGAGCCCCTGGGCAAGGTCGGCCTCGACGAAGCTCAGGCCATCTTTGCCGAGCAGATCGAGGGCCTGGTCGCCGGCGGAGTCGACCTGCTCGTCATCGAGACCATGCCGGCGCTCAATGAGGCGCAGCAGGCCATTCGAGCCGCCCGCGCTGTCGCGCCTGAACTGCCCGTCATCGCCATGGTCACCGTCGATGAGGAATCCCGCTGCCTCGACGGCACCGCGCCCGAAGTCGCCGCCGCCCGCCTTGCCGGTTGGGGAGCCGATGCCGTCGGCGTCAACTGCAGCACCGGCCCGGCCGCCGTGCTGACCGCCATCGAGTGCATGGCCGAGGCCACTGACCTGCCGCTGGCCGCCATGCCCAACGCCGGCATGCCGCGCGCCGTGGACGGCCGCAACATCTACCTGTGCTCGCCCGAGTACATGGCCAGCTTCGCCCGCAAATTTCACAAGTCCGGGGTACAGTTCCTGGGCGGCTGCTGTGGAACCACCCCCAACCACATCCGGGCCATGAAGTCGTTCCTGCGCGCCTCCGAGGCGCAGAAGGCCGCGGTGCAGCACTCCCGCTCCGCGCCCATCGTAACGGAAACGCCCCCCGCTCCCATCGAGCAGCGCTCGCGGCTCGGCCAGATGATTCACGACCGCACCTTTGTCACCATGGTCGAGATCGTGCCGCCCCGCGGCATTGACTGCCAGAAGGAGATCGACGGAGCCACCATGCTGGCCGGCCTGGGCGTGCACGTCATCAATGTGCCCGACTCACCCCGCGCCTCAGCCCGCATGAGCGCGCAAAGCCTCTGCATCCAGCTTCAGCAGAAGTCCGGCATCGAGACGCTGCTGCACTACACCTGCCGCGACCGCAACGTCCTGAGCATCCAGAGCGACCTGCTCGGCGCGTCCTCGATCGGCCTGCGCAACATTCTCTGCCTCACTGGCGACCCACCCAAGCTCGGCAATTATCCCGACGCCACGGCGGTTTTTGATGTGGACGCCATCGGCCTGGTCAATATTGTGCGGCGGCTCAATCACGGCCTCGACATTGGCGGAAACCCCATCGGTGCCTCCACCGGCTTCACCATCGGGTGCGCGGCCAACCCCGGTGTGCCTGACATTGACAACGAAGTGCGCCGCTTCGCCTACAAGGTGGAAGCAGGGGCCGAGTACGCCATCACGCAGCCGGTCTTTGACCTGCGCATTCTTGAGAGCTTCCTCAAGCGCATCGAGGGCTTCCGCATCCCGGTCATCGCCGGTATCTGGCCGCTGACCAGCCTGCGCAATGCCGAGTTCATGCGGAACGATCTGCGCGTCAGCGTGCCCGACAGCATCCTGCTGCGCATGCAGCAGGCCGCCACGCCTGAGCTGGCCCGCGCCGAGGGCATTCGCATCGCCCAGGAGATGCTCGAAACCGCGCGCCCCATGGTCGAGGGCGTGCAGGTCAGCGCTCCCTTTGGCCGCTACACAGCCGCCGCTGAAGTGCTCGCGGGCATCCTGCCGGGTACGTCAAAATCAGATAAGGCGCAGCCCGCCTCCGAAGGAATGCAAATTGGCTAG
- a CDS encoding N-acetylmuramoyl-L-alanine amidase family protein, with protein sequence MRHKSLAPVSMRSSKHLRSLAATLTLLAALGTAWPLMAQQPPVQRFVIVLDPAHGGSDSGAKISPALEEKSVTLEMATRLRTLLQSRGFNVVMTRTGDTDPDLLTRAGMANHAQAAACLILHATASGVGVHLFTSSLAPAPRTAVPAWATAQAGYVSASIRLSSDMDAALTPTGIPVVVGRTFLQPLDNLTCPAVAVELAPMQSGSITRGETLDDPHYQTQVLTAITAALVQWRQDWSGQP encoded by the coding sequence ATGCGGCACAAGTCTCTCGCTCCTGTTTCTATGCGCTCCTCGAAGCATCTTCGATCTCTGGCTGCAACGCTGACCCTGCTGGCCGCGCTCGGCACTGCCTGGCCGCTGATGGCCCAGCAACCGCCGGTGCAACGCTTTGTCATCGTGCTCGATCCGGCCCATGGCGGCAGCGACTCCGGCGCAAAAATCTCGCCCGCGCTCGAAGAAAAAAGCGTCACTCTTGAGATGGCCACTCGCCTGCGCACCCTGCTGCAATCGCGGGGCTTCAATGTGGTGATGACGCGCACCGGCGACACAGATCCTGACCTCCTCACGCGCGCCGGCATGGCCAATCATGCGCAGGCAGCAGCCTGTCTCATCCTGCATGCCACCGCTAGCGGAGTGGGAGTGCATCTCTTCACGTCATCACTCGCACCCGCTCCGCGCACAGCCGTTCCCGCATGGGCCACGGCGCAGGCCGGTTATGTGAGCGCCAGCATCCGCCTCTCGTCTGACATGGACGCAGCCCTCACACCCACCGGCATTCCGGTCGTCGTCGGCCGCACATTTCTGCAGCCGCTCGACAATCTCACCTGCCCGGCCGTTGCCGTTGAGCTTGCGCCCATGCAATCCGGCAGCATCACTCGCGGAGAAACGCTCGACGATCCCCACTACCAGACGCAGGTGCTCACCGCCATCACCGCGGCACTCGTGCAATGGCGGCAGGACTGGAGCGGCCAGCCATGA
- a CDS encoding trans-sulfuration enzyme family protein — translation MGFATRAIHAGQEPDPLTGAVNVPIYLTSTYAQEEIGKHKGYEYSRVSNPTRDALEVNMAALEGGTSAHVFASGMAAITALITMLRTGDHVICGENVYGGTPRMFNQIATRYGIEFSYVDTSDPENVRRAIRPTTRLVHIETPTNPLMTITDIRAVADVCHEQGVELSVDNTFLTPYFQRPIEFGADIVMHSTTKFLNGHSDGLGGVLVGTKPEHKETFAFVQKCTGGILSPFECYLILRGVKTLAVRMKQHDESGRKVAEYLAAHPKVSRVYYPGLASHPQHALAQQQASGFGSMIAFETGSLANANAMLKRVKVCTLGESLGGVETLISHPATMTHAAIGEEMRAKLGITDGLVRISVGIEDVEDILADLDQALAAIS, via the coding sequence ATGGGATTTGCGACGCGGGCGATTCATGCCGGGCAGGAGCCGGACCCGCTGACCGGCGCGGTGAATGTGCCGATTTATCTCACCTCGACCTATGCGCAGGAAGAGATTGGCAAGCATAAGGGTTACGAATACTCGCGCGTCTCTAACCCCACACGCGATGCGCTTGAAGTGAATATGGCCGCGCTCGAGGGCGGCACCAGCGCGCATGTGTTCGCGAGCGGCATGGCCGCCATCACGGCGCTGATCACCATGCTGCGCACGGGCGACCATGTGATCTGCGGCGAGAACGTATATGGCGGCACGCCGCGCATGTTCAACCAGATTGCAACGCGTTACGGCATCGAGTTCAGCTATGTGGACACGTCGGACCCGGAAAATGTGCGGCGGGCGATTCGTCCCACGACGCGGCTGGTGCACATTGAGACGCCGACCAATCCGCTGATGACGATTACGGATATTCGCGCCGTGGCGGACGTCTGCCACGAGCAGGGCGTGGAGTTGAGCGTGGACAACACGTTTCTAACGCCGTACTTTCAGCGGCCCATTGAGTTTGGCGCGGACATTGTGATGCACTCGACCACCAAGTTTCTGAACGGCCACAGCGACGGGCTGGGCGGCGTGCTGGTGGGCACCAAGCCGGAGCACAAAGAGACCTTTGCGTTTGTGCAGAAATGCACGGGCGGCATTTTGTCACCGTTCGAGTGCTATTTGATTCTGCGCGGCGTCAAGACGCTGGCCGTGCGCATGAAGCAGCACGATGAGAGCGGACGCAAGGTGGCGGAATATCTGGCGGCGCATCCCAAGGTGTCGCGCGTGTACTATCCGGGCCTCGCCTCTCATCCGCAGCATGCACTGGCGCAGCAGCAGGCCAGTGGTTTCGGGTCAATGATTGCCTTTGAGACCGGATCGCTCGCCAACGCCAATGCAATGCTCAAGCGGGTGAAGGTCTGCACGCTGGGCGAGTCTCTGGGGGGCGTGGAGACGCTGATTTCGCATCCGGCCACGATGACGCACGCCGCGATTGGCGAAGAGATGCGGGCGAAGCTCGGAATCACCGACGGACTGGTGCGTATCTCCGTCGGCATCGAGGATGTCGAAGACATTCTGGCCGATCTGGACCAGGCTCTGGCTGCGATTTCGTAG
- a CDS encoding VWA domain-containing protein, whose amino-acid sequence MLAKMFFPLRAPFQTLVWLVLASGWLCWAAVAQTTSSQPQSGPGSQVPAVAPAQTVLANPKQPETQPSLLVDRDPVLSPDYEDDQPVSASRPLSQQRAREIQHLRGNEYMIRRNVDEVVLNCTVVDKKGRLVTDLTRQDFHVWEDNKPQVIASFSHEDLPVSMGILVDNSGSMQNKLNAVDKAALDLVRASNPDDEAFIVNFSDQAYLDQGFTSSIAKLEQGLAHTEARGGTALYDAIVASADELSKDARHPKQVLLVVTDGEDDASTMNLQQAIQRVQALHGPEIYAIGLLYDDSGDEAHRARKALEQLTEQTGGLAYFPRSLENVDEVAAEVAKDIRNQYTIGYHPTRPVRLGGYRTVRVEAKAPGHGRLIVRTRTGYLATPNAKR is encoded by the coding sequence ATGCTGGCAAAGATGTTCTTCCCATTGCGCGCGCCCTTCCAGACCCTGGTATGGCTGGTGCTTGCGTCCGGATGGCTCTGCTGGGCGGCGGTTGCGCAGACAACTTCCTCCCAGCCGCAAAGCGGGCCGGGTTCCCAGGTGCCCGCGGTGGCCCCCGCGCAGACGGTGCTTGCGAATCCGAAGCAGCCGGAGACGCAGCCGAGTTTGCTGGTGGATCGCGATCCGGTATTGTCGCCGGACTATGAAGACGACCAGCCGGTGAGCGCGTCGAGGCCGCTGAGCCAGCAGCGGGCGCGCGAGATACAGCATCTGCGCGGCAACGAATACATGATTCGCAGGAATGTCGATGAGGTGGTGCTGAACTGCACGGTCGTCGATAAGAAGGGCCGCCTGGTGACGGATCTGACCCGGCAGGACTTTCATGTCTGGGAAGACAATAAGCCGCAGGTGATCGCTTCGTTTTCGCATGAGGATTTGCCGGTTTCGATGGGCATTCTGGTCGATAATTCCGGCTCCATGCAGAACAAGCTGAACGCCGTGGACAAGGCGGCGCTGGACCTGGTGCGGGCGTCGAATCCGGACGATGAAGCATTCATTGTGAATTTTTCTGATCAGGCCTATCTCGATCAGGGCTTTACCTCAAGCATTGCCAAGCTGGAGCAGGGGCTGGCGCACACCGAGGCGCGCGGCGGAACGGCGCTGTATGACGCGATTGTGGCCTCGGCCGATGAATTGAGCAAGGATGCCAGGCATCCGAAGCAGGTGCTGCTGGTGGTGACCGATGGCGAAGACGATGCTTCCACCATGAACCTGCAGCAGGCCATTCAGCGCGTGCAGGCGTTGCATGGGCCGGAGATCTATGCCATTGGGCTGCTCTATGACGACTCAGGCGATGAGGCGCATCGCGCGCGCAAGGCTCTGGAGCAGCTCACCGAACAGACGGGCGGGCTCGCGTACTTTCCGCGTTCTCTTGAAAACGTGGATGAAGTCGCGGCCGAAGTGGCGAAGGACATTCGCAACCAGTACACGATTGGCTATCATCCCACGCGGCCGGTGCGGCTGGGCGGCTATCGCACCGTACGGGTGGAAGCCAAGGCACCGGGTCACGGACGCCTGATTGTGCGCACGCGCACCGGCTATCTTGCCACGCCGAATGCGAAACGTTGA
- the xseB gene encoding exodeoxyribonuclease VII small subunit encodes MASFEESLQRLEQLVNQLERGDLPLEEAIKLFEEGTRLSEECQKHLSEAEGKVEILIKQRDAAMKRAPFPPAE; translated from the coding sequence TTGGCTAGCTTTGAAGAATCCCTGCAGCGGCTCGAACAGCTCGTCAATCAGCTCGAGCGCGGAGACCTGCCGCTGGAAGAAGCCATCAAGCTTTTTGAGGAAGGCACGCGCCTCTCAGAAGAATGCCAGAAGCATCTCTCCGAGGCCGAAGGCAAGGTCGAAATTCTCATCAAGCAGCGGGACGCGGCCATGAAGCGCGCGCCCTTCCCGCCTGCCGAATAA